A genomic segment from Chitinophagaceae bacterium encodes:
- a CDS encoding discoidin domain-containing protein, with translation MKKFSAIIICFAFFNATAQLKTYCNPVNIDYGYTPIPNFAQWGNHRATADPVIVNYKGDYYLFSTNQWGYWWSNDMLNWEFISRRFLRPWNTGTYDELCAPAVGIIGDTIIVMGSTYKSNFSIWMSTNPKANEWKPLVDSFEIGGWDPAFFTDDDGRLYMYNGSSNRYPTMGIELNRKTMKPIGTRAPMYLLQKWRYGWQRFGEHMDNTFLDPFIEGAWMTKHNGKYYFQYGAPGTEFSGYADGVVVSSGPIMDGSETTPQSDPLSIKLGGFARGAGHGATFADNFGQYWHVSTNTIAVKNTFERRIGIWPAGFDKDDVMWCNTAFGDYPHYIPSSEIKTNSFEVNNQSPYFTGWMLLNYNKPVTVSSTLGGYHANNAVDELMKTYWCANSGNAGEWIQSDLGNISTVNAIQINYADQDVAADRLGKYNNQYHQYRIYSSLDGKKWNLLVDKSKNKTDVPHDYMVVEKPVQARFIKLENVHMPTGKFAISGLRVFGNGNGKKPAKVEGFIVLRTEKDKRSAFIKWKPANDAFAYNIYYGTHPNKLYTCIMVHNNNEYWMKAMDLKKDYYYTIEAVNENGTSERIPVQRVE, from the coding sequence ATGAAAAAATTTTCGGCAATAATTATTTGTTTTGCATTTTTTAATGCTACTGCACAATTAAAAACTTATTGCAACCCGGTAAATATTGATTATGGCTATACGCCCATTCCCAATTTTGCACAATGGGGCAACCACCGTGCCACGGCCGACCCGGTAATTGTAAATTACAAAGGCGATTATTATTTGTTTAGTACAAACCAATGGGGTTATTGGTGGAGCAACGATATGCTCAACTGGGAATTTATTTCCCGAAGATTTTTACGACCATGGAACACGGGAACTTACGATGAGCTTTGTGCACCTGCTGTAGGCATTATTGGCGATACAATAATTGTAATGGGTTCTACCTACAAAAGCAATTTTAGTATTTGGATGAGCACCAATCCCAAAGCCAATGAATGGAAACCGCTGGTGGATAGTTTTGAAATTGGCGGCTGGGATCCTGCATTTTTTACCGATGACGATGGAAGATTGTATATGTATAATGGCAGCAGCAACCGATATCCAACTATGGGCATTGAACTCAATAGAAAAACCATGAAACCTATTGGTACACGTGCGCCCATGTATTTGCTGCAGAAGTGGCGCTATGGCTGGCAACGCTTTGGCGAGCACATGGACAATACATTTTTAGATCCCTTTATTGAAGGTGCGTGGATGACAAAGCATAATGGTAAATATTATTTTCAGTATGGAGCACCAGGTACCGAGTTCAGCGGTTATGCCGATGGCGTAGTGGTTTCCAGCGGACCAATAATGGATGGCAGCGAAACTACGCCACAATCTGACCCTTTGAGCATAAAGCTGGGTGGCTTTGCCCGTGGCGCCGGGCATGGCGCTACTTTTGCCGATAACTTTGGGCAGTACTGGCATGTAAGCACCAATACTATTGCTGTAAAAAATACTTTTGAAAGGCGCATTGGTATTTGGCCGGCTGGCTTCGACAAAGATGATGTAATGTGGTGCAATACCGCATTTGGCGATTATCCGCATTATATTCCATCATCAGAAATTAAGACAAATAGTTTTGAAGTAAATAATCAATCTCCGTATTTCACCGGCTGGATGCTGCTAAATTATAACAAGCCGGTTACTGTTTCTTCTACTTTGGGTGGCTATCATGCAAACAATGCAGTAGATGAACTGATGAAAACTTACTGGTGCGCAAATTCAGGCAATGCAGGTGAATGGATACAATCCGATTTGGGAAACATAAGTACCGTAAATGCAATACAAATTAATTATGCCGACCAGGATGTAGCTGCAGATCGCCTGGGCAAATACAATAATCAATATCATCAATACCGCATTTATTCATCACTTGATGGTAAAAAATGGAATTTGCTGGTAGATAAAAGTAAAAACAAAACCGATGTACCGCATGATTATATGGTTGTTGAAAAACCGGTACAGGCAAGGTTTATAAAGCTGGAGAATGTACATATGCCCACAGGAAAATTTGCAATCAGCGGCCTAAGGGTTTTTGGTAATGGCAATGGAAAAAAGCCAGCAAAAGTAGAAGGCTTTATTGTTTTAAGAACCGAAAAAGACAAACGCAGCGCTTTTATTAAATGGAAACCTGCAAATGATGCTTTTGCCTATAACATTTATTACGGAACACATCCCAATAAACTGTACACCTGCATAATGGTACACAACAATAATGAATACTGGATGAAAGCAATGGATTTGAAAAAAGATTATTACTATACCATTGAAGCGGTGAACGAAAATGGCACAAGTGAAAGGATACCTGTGCAAAGGGTAGAATAA
- a CDS encoding G-D-S-L family lipolytic protein, with protein MLFIGSSSFTLWKDVQDYFPRYSILNRAFGGATLNNLIYYVKDIVYPYQPGQIVIYCGENDFAENDSLYPSQVAKRFELLFIIVRKKYPKIPIVYVSMKPSPARIKLMPKFKVANIMIRAFLRDKHNTAYVDVYHAMLNKDGSPNESIFLNDKLHMNKKGYAIWQPLILQKLKK; from the coding sequence ATCCTTTTCATAGGCAGTTCTTCATTTACCCTGTGGAAAGATGTACAAGATTATTTTCCCCGCTATTCCATTTTAAACAGGGCATTTGGTGGCGCCACACTCAACAACCTTATTTATTATGTAAAAGATATTGTTTATCCCTATCAGCCTGGGCAAATTGTAATTTATTGCGGCGAGAACGACTTTGCCGAAAACGATAGCCTTTACCCATCGCAGGTTGCAAAAAGATTTGAGCTTTTATTCATTATCGTTCGCAAAAAATATCCAAAAATTCCAATAGTATATGTAAGCATGAAACCCAGCCCGGCAAGGATAAAACTTATGCCTAAGTTTAAAGTTGCCAATATTATGATTAGGGCTTTTTTAAGAGATAAGCACAATACGGCTTATGTAGATGTGTATCATGCCATGTTAAACAAAGACGGATCGCCCAATGAGTCAATTTTTCTAAACGATAAATTGCACATGAACAAAAAAGGTTATGCTATATGGCAACCGCTGATTTTGCAAAAATTAAAAAAATAA
- the bglX gene encoding beta-glucosidase BglX, whose product MKKINFPLLAVLFLMNNGVLAQGNNPLQKMKIFINGLMKKMNLEEKIGQLNLPSAGDITTGQAKSSNIAQKIREGKVGGLFNVKSVAKIKEIQRVAVEESRLKIPLMFGMDVIHGYETVFPIPLGLSCTWDLQAIELSARIAAIEASADGINWTFSPMVDIARDPRWGRIAEGSGEDPYLGAQIAKAMVKGYQGDFSGNSNIMACVKHFALYGAAEAGRDYNTTDMSRVKMFNEYFPPYKAAVDAGVGTVMASFNEVDGIPATANKYLMTDVLRKLWGFKGFVVTDYTGINEMIDHGMGNLQQVSALALKSGIDMDMVGEGFLTTIAQSLKEGKITLTQIDNACRHILEAKYILGLFESPYKYCNEQRAKTEIFTASHRKVAREIAAQSFVLLKNQDDLLPLKKGGTIAVIGPLADNKKNMPGTWSVAANFDNSISVLAGIKEVAGAEANVLYAKGSFLDDDSLYEQRAGMFGKDFPRSGKTKQQLLDEALAVAAQADVIIAAVGESAEMSGESSSRTNIDIPQAQKDLLGALLKTGKPVIMVMFAGRPLTIKWESENLPVILNVWFGGSEAGYAIADVIFGDVNPSGKLTSTFPQNIGQVPIYYAHKNTGRPLPEGKWFEKFRSNYLDVSNDPLYPFGYGLSYTQFSYSDIKLSSSKMAKGGSIIASVTVTNTGMMEGKEVVQLYLRDIVGSISRPVKELKGFQKINLKPGESKEVIFKITEEELKFYNSDLQYVSEPGDFKVFIGSNSRDVKENSFELTN is encoded by the coding sequence ATGAAGAAAATAAATTTTCCGCTGCTTGCCGTATTGTTTTTAATGAATAATGGAGTATTGGCCCAGGGCAATAACCCATTACAAAAGATGAAGATTTTTATTAATGGCCTTATGAAGAAAATGAATTTGGAAGAAAAAATTGGCCAGCTTAACCTTCCATCCGCAGGAGATATTACCACCGGCCAGGCCAAGAGTTCAAACATTGCCCAAAAAATAAGAGAAGGGAAAGTGGGCGGATTGTTTAATGTAAAATCGGTTGCAAAAATAAAAGAAATACAACGTGTGGCAGTGGAGGAAAGCCGTTTAAAAATACCGTTGATGTTCGGCATGGATGTTATACATGGTTACGAAACGGTGTTTCCAATTCCGTTGGGCCTATCCTGCACCTGGGATTTGCAGGCTATTGAACTAAGTGCAAGAATTGCTGCAATTGAAGCCAGTGCAGATGGCATTAACTGGACCTTTAGCCCAATGGTAGATATTGCCCGTGACCCACGCTGGGGTCGCATTGCAGAAGGCTCCGGTGAAGATCCTTATTTAGGTGCACAAATTGCCAAAGCAATGGTGAAAGGTTACCAGGGAGATTTTTCAGGCAACAGCAACATCATGGCCTGCGTAAAACACTTTGCTTTATATGGCGCTGCCGAAGCCGGCAGAGATTACAACACTACCGATATGAGCCGTGTGAAAATGTTTAACGAATATTTTCCGCCTTACAAAGCTGCAGTAGATGCAGGAGTAGGTACTGTAATGGCTTCTTTTAATGAAGTGGATGGCATTCCGGCTACTGCAAATAAATATTTAATGACCGATGTATTGCGAAAGCTCTGGGGCTTTAAAGGGTTTGTGGTAACAGATTATACCGGTATTAATGAAATGATTGATCATGGCATGGGCAACCTGCAACAGGTATCAGCTCTGGCTTTAAAATCAGGAATAGATATGGATATGGTGGGAGAGGGTTTTTTAACAACGATTGCCCAATCTTTAAAAGAAGGAAAAATTACTTTGACACAAATTGATAATGCCTGCAGGCATATTTTAGAAGCAAAATATATTTTAGGTTTATTTGAAAGCCCGTATAAGTATTGTAACGAACAAAGGGCAAAAACAGAAATTTTTACAGCATCGCACCGTAAGGTTGCCCGGGAAATTGCTGCTCAAAGTTTTGTTTTATTAAAAAACCAGGATGATCTTTTGCCTTTGAAAAAAGGTGGAACAATCGCTGTAATTGGGCCTCTGGCCGATAATAAAAAAAATATGCCGGGTACCTGGAGTGTGGCAGCAAATTTTGATAATTCAATTTCGGTATTAGCAGGTATTAAAGAAGTTGCCGGGGCAGAAGCCAATGTGCTTTACGCCAAAGGCTCTTTTTTAGACGATGACAGCCTTTATGAACAACGTGCCGGTATGTTTGGCAAAGATTTTCCCCGATCTGGAAAAACAAAACAACAACTGCTAGATGAAGCGCTTGCCGTAGCTGCACAGGCCGATGTAATTATTGCCGCCGTTGGCGAAAGCGCCGAAATGAGCGGTGAAAGTAGTAGCCGAACAAATATTGATATTCCACAAGCCCAAAAAGATTTGTTGGGAGCATTATTAAAAACAGGCAAGCCGGTTATTATGGTAATGTTTGCCGGCCGGCCTTTAACCATTAAATGGGAAAGTGAAAATTTACCGGTTATTTTAAATGTATGGTTTGGCGGCAGCGAAGCCGGGTATGCTATAGCTGATGTAATATTTGGCGATGTAAACCCATCGGGTAAACTCACAAGTACTTTTCCGCAAAATATTGGGCAGGTACCTATTTACTATGCCCATAAAAATACCGGCCGCCCGTTGCCCGAAGGTAAATGGTTCGAAAAATTTCGTAGTAATTATTTGGATGTAAGCAATGATCCTTTATATCCTTTTGGATATGGATTAAGCTATACTCAATTTTCTTATTCTGATATAAAATTAAGCAGCAGTAAAATGGCTAAAGGCGGGAGTATTATTGCATCGGTAACCGTTACCAATACCGGGATGATGGAAGGAAAAGAAGTGGTGCAACTTTACTTAAGGGATATAGTGGGCAGTATTTCCAGGCCGGTAAAAGAATTAAAAGGTTTTCAAAAAATAAACTTAAAACCCGGCGAAAGTAAAGAGGTAATCTTTAAAATTACCGAAGAAGAACTGAAGTTTTACAACAGCGACCTTCAGTATGTTTCCGAGCCCGGAGATTTTAAAGTGTTTATTGGCAGCAATAGCCGTGATGTTAAAGAAAATAGTTTTGAATTGACCAATTAA
- a CDS encoding methylmalonyl-CoA mutase yields MHSKKISTSSDIEIKELYSRQDADEIADQSLPGKFPFTRGVQSSMYRGKLWTMRQYAGFSTAEESNKRYHYLLGQGVSGLSVAFDLPTQIGYDCNHPLADGEVGKVGVSINSIEDMERLFKGINLENVSTSMTINATGFILLAFYVALAKKQGADLNKISGTIQNDILKEYAARGTYIYPPKPSMRIITDIFEWCSENLPKWNSISISGYHIREAGSTAVQEIAFTLSNGKAYVKAAQEKGLDINVFGKRLSFFFNAHNNLFEEVAKFRAARKMWAKIMKELGATDEKAMMLRFHTQTGGSTLTAQQPLNNISRVTLQTLSAVLGGTQSLHTNGYDEALSLPTEEAATIALRTQQIVAFESGAPDTVDPLAGSYFIESLTSEVEKAAWQLINKIDILGGSVSAIEQGFIQNEIAASAYSYQTKVENGEQIIVGVNKFQLEETHQAPLFKIDSSIQKIQTLKLENLIQKRDNTKAAGCLAQIKECAQSNRNLMPAVISAVENYCTLGEVANILRSVFGEYK; encoded by the coding sequence ATGCACAGCAAAAAAATCAGCACTTCTTCAGATATTGAAATAAAAGAATTGTACAGCAGGCAAGATGCAGATGAAATTGCTGACCAATCGCTTCCAGGAAAATTTCCGTTTACCCGTGGTGTGCAATCATCAATGTACAGGGGAAAACTGTGGACCATGCGGCAATATGCCGGGTTTTCTACCGCCGAAGAAAGCAATAAGCGCTATCATTACCTGCTGGGCCAGGGCGTAAGTGGCTTAAGTGTAGCCTTTGATCTGCCCACACAAATTGGTTATGATTGCAACCATCCACTGGCCGATGGAGAAGTAGGCAAGGTGGGTGTTTCTATAAATAGCATTGAAGATATGGAGCGGCTGTTTAAAGGCATCAACCTGGAAAATGTTTCTACCTCAATGACCATAAATGCCACAGGCTTTATTTTACTGGCGTTTTATGTTGCCTTAGCCAAAAAGCAAGGGGCAGATTTAAATAAAATTTCAGGAACCATTCAAAACGATATTTTAAAAGAATACGCTGCCAGGGGAACTTATATTTATCCGCCTAAACCATCTATGAGGATCATCACCGATATATTTGAATGGTGCAGTGAAAACCTGCCTAAGTGGAACAGCATTTCCATATCGGGATACCATATAAGGGAAGCAGGCAGCACCGCCGTGCAGGAAATAGCTTTTACCTTAAGCAATGGCAAAGCCTACGTAAAAGCAGCGCAGGAAAAAGGGCTCGACATAAATGTTTTTGGCAAAAGGCTATCGTTCTTTTTTAATGCCCATAATAATTTATTTGAAGAAGTGGCCAAATTTAGGGCAGCAAGAAAAATGTGGGCCAAAATTATGAAAGAGCTTGGCGCTACCGATGAAAAAGCCATGATGTTGCGCTTTCATACCCAAACCGGCGGAAGCACCTTAACAGCACAGCAACCACTCAATAACATAAGCCGTGTTACCTTGCAAACCTTGTCTGCCGTATTAGGCGGCACACAATCATTGCACACCAATGGCTACGATGAAGCCCTAAGCCTGCCCACCGAAGAAGCCGCTACAATTGCGCTGCGTACCCAACAAATTGTGGCATTTGAAAGTGGCGCTCCCGATACGGTTGATCCCCTTGCCGGAAGTTATTTTATAGAATCACTCACCAGTGAAGTGGAAAAAGCCGCATGGCAACTCATAAATAAAATTGATATATTGGGCGGAAGCGTAAGCGCCATTGAACAAGGTTTTATACAGAACGAAATAGCCGCAAGCGCATATAGCTATCAAACTAAAGTTGAAAACGGTGAACAAATAATTGTTGGGGTAAATAAATTTCAATTGGAGGAAACGCACCAGGCGCCGCTTTTTAAAATAGACAGTAGCATACAAAAAATCCAAACCCTAAAACTGGAAAACCTAATTCAAAAAAGAGACAATACAAAAGCAGCAGGTTGCCTGGCCCAAATTAAGGAATGCGCCCAAAGTAACCGCAATCTTATGCCTGCAGTCATAAGCGCCGTTGAAAATTATTGTACGCTTGGAGAAGTTGCCAATATCCTGCGTAGTGTTTTTGGAGAATATAAATAA
- a CDS encoding iron-sulfur cluster assembly accessory protein has translation MSISIETPVKFTQGAITEAKRLMNEPGFDVEKKLRLGVKGGGCSGMTYLLSFEKPASNDSHFDIEGLPCIMDKSHSIYLIGMEIDFQDGLNSRGFTFNNPNASSTCGCGTSFAV, from the coding sequence ATGAGTATTTCTATTGAAACACCGGTGAAATTTACCCAGGGTGCCATTACAGAAGCCAAACGGTTAATGAATGAACCAGGATTTGACGTAGAAAAAAAACTTCGCCTTGGCGTAAAAGGCGGTGGATGCAGTGGCATGACTTACCTGCTGAGTTTTGAAAAACCTGCATCTAACGATAGCCATTTTGATATTGAAGGCCTGCCTTGCATTATGGATAAAAGCCACAGTATTTATCTTATAGGTATGGAAATTGATTTTCAGGATGGATTGAATTCCCGTGGTTTTACATTTAACAATCCCAATGCCAGCAGTACTTGTGGTTGCGGAACCAGTTTTGCAGTGTAA
- a CDS encoding dephospho-CoA kinase, which yields MLKIGITSGIGAGKTTVSKIFELLAVPVYYADERAKQLMNEDESLKNSILHHFGKEVYASGTLNRKILSGIVFNDANKLALLNSLVHPATIADAEKWMLQQKTHYTIKEAAILFESESNKQLDAVIGVSAPFKLRLTRVMKRDKIPAKKVLERMNKQMPEDEKMKRCDYIIFNDEQQLLIPQVLELHNVLLKKAASQ from the coding sequence TTGCTTAAAATTGGTATCACATCGGGTATTGGCGCTGGTAAAACCACGGTATCCAAAATTTTTGAACTACTTGCAGTACCCGTGTATTATGCCGATGAAAGGGCAAAGCAATTAATGAATGAAGATGAATCCTTAAAAAATAGTATTCTTCATCATTTTGGAAAAGAAGTATATGCGTCGGGAACTTTAAACCGCAAAATACTTTCGGGCATTGTGTTTAACGATGCTAATAAATTGGCCTTGCTCAATTCCCTGGTACACCCGGCCACTATTGCCGATGCGGAAAAATGGATGCTGCAGCAAAAAACACACTATACTATAAAAGAAGCTGCAATTCTTTTTGAAAGTGAGTCCAACAAACAACTGGATGCCGTAATTGGCGTATCGGCGCCTTTTAAATTAAGGCTTACAAGGGTAATGAAAAGAGATAAAATACCTGCCAAAAAAGTACTAGAGCGCATGAATAAACAAATGCCCGAAGATGAAAAAATGAAACGATGCGACTATATAATATTTAATGACGAACAACAATTATTGATACCACAGGTATTGGAACTCCATAATGTTTTACTTAAAAAGGCCGCTTCACAATAA